The Acidimicrobiales bacterium sequence GCGCAGTAGAGGCTGATCGGTTCGGCGTTCTGCATGAACACGAACGTCTCATCGGACGGCGTGGTCCGATGGAACAGCGGCGCACCGAAGGGCCGGAAGTGGGCGTTGTCGACGGAGGCCAGCGCGGCCGACGCCGAAGCGCCGTGCACGATCGGCACCATCGGGACGAGTTCACGGATCGCGTTGTTGGCGTCCGTGTAGACGTCGACGGCGGCGTCGTCGCTCGCGATCTGCGAGCCCTCGACCAGCTTCTCGAAGATCTCCGGATGGGCATCACCAAACTGCGGGTTGCCTTCACCGAAGTGGAAGTCGAGGAAGTTGGTGACGTGCGGGTAGTCCGCACCCCAGCCGAGGAGGTGGAACCCGTCGAGGCGACCGCTGGTCGACTCGTCGATGAACTCACCGGACTCCATCACCACGACCTCGGCGTCGATGCCGAGGTTCTCCGACAGCTGCGTCTGGAACTCGACGGCGACCACACCCGGCTCGGGGAGGTAACCGCGGAAGACGTCGCGGTAGTAGATGCTCGTGCTGAAGCCGTCTTCGTAGCCGGCCTCGGCGAGGAGGGCGCGAGCGCCTTCCAGATCGAACTCGTACCACTCGTCACCGGTGCAGCCATTCGGGATGGAGCACGGCGTGAAGTGCGACGCGACCTCGGACCCCTCGGGGTAGAAGTTGTCGACGATGCGCTGACGGTCGATGCCCATGGCGATGGCCTGACGCACGCGCACGTCCGCGAACGGCTCGAACGTCGTGTTGGTCATGCCCAGGTACATCACGTTCGGGTTCGCGACCGGGATGAACGTCAGATCACCGTTGTTCTTCACGGTGTCGAAGTCGTCCGGGCTCAGGTTGGTGATCTGGTCCACGGTGCCGGACTGCAGCTCCAGCAGACGTGACGCACCCTCGGCGGCCCAGCGGATGATCAGCTGCTCGAACGGTGCCGGGTCGCCCCAGTAGTCGTCGAAGCGGCTGTAGTTCACGCTGTCGCCCCGGTTCCACTCGTCGAGCATGAACGGGCCGGTGCCGATCGGGTTGTCGAGCGGCGCGCCGCCCGTCGCCTCGAGGTGTTCCTCGGGCTGGATGCCGAACGGGGTGAAGGCCGCGATCTGGCGGAACGCCGGGACCGGGCTGCACATCGTGAACACGACCTCGTAGCGGTCGGTCGCCTCGATCGAGCTGACCTTGCCGCCATAGTCGCAGTCGGGGGCAGCGATGGACTTGCCCTCGAACTCACCCATGTCGCCGTCGTCACCGTCATCGCCGGTGCCGTCGTCGCCGGTGCCGTCTCCGGTGCCGTCGTCTCCGGTGCCGTCGTCGGCGCTGTCTGTGCCGCCGTCCGTGCTGCCTTCGTCATCGTCGCTGCACGCGGCAGCGAAGAGTGCGAAGGCGAGCAGCAGAACGAGCAACGTTCTCAGCTTCCTCATTTTTCCCTCCATGGTCGGTCCGACGCCGCCTGCGATCTGCGAGACGGGTCGGCTCAGATCCGCGACCCTAGCCACGTTCGCCACGGCGTGGAGGCGAACGTGCTCCCAAAGGCTCGAGGCCGGGAACGCCGAGTGTCGTCCCTGCGCAGCATCGCCGCGTAAGGTGCCCCGCTATGGCCCTCAGCTTTCACGCCGTCCGATCCGTCCCGAAGACCGCCAAGGCGGCGATCACGCTCGTCACCAGCGATGCCGTCGAGGCCGGTGACACCGGCGTCGACGCGGCGCAACTGAAGGCCGCCGGGTTCGAGGGCAAGGCCGGCCAGACCCACACCTGGCCCGA is a genomic window containing:
- a CDS encoding ABC transporter substrate-binding protein — protein: MRKLRTLLVLLLAFALFAAACSDDDEGSTDGGTDSADDGTGDDGTGDGTGDDGTGDDGDDGDMGEFEGKSIAAPDCDYGGKVSSIEATDRYEVVFTMCSPVPAFRQIAAFTPFGIQPEEHLEATGGAPLDNPIGTGPFMLDEWNRGDSVNYSRFDDYWGDPAPFEQLIIRWAAEGASRLLELQSGTVDQITNLSPDDFDTVKNNGDLTFIPVANPNVMYLGMTNTTFEPFADVRVRQAIAMGIDRQRIVDNFYPEGSEVASHFTPCSIPNGCTGDEWYEFDLEGARALLAEAGYEDGFSTSIYYRDVFRGYLPEPGVVAVEFQTQLSENLGIDAEVVVMESGEFIDESTSGRLDGFHLLGWGADYPHVTNFLDFHFGEGNPQFGDAHPEIFEKLVEGSQIASDDAAVDVYTDANNAIRELVPMVPIVHGASASAALASVDNAHFRPFGAPLFHRTTPSDETFVFMQNAEPISLYCADETDGESLAACQQVVEPLLGYAIDSGAVEARLATDCVGNEDATVWTCSLREGVTFHDGSSFDANDVVVSWGVGLDAADPLHVGNTGSFDYYSYLLDSLINPPPAE